The window ggTTTATTTTTCCGAAATTTATTCAAATTTATGAATGGACTGAAAATGTCTTTTCAGTTTTTGGTTCAGTAGCTCTATTATGGTACTTCCTTTGTAATGGAATGGTATAAGATTTAACTTATTTTGGTTTCTTACGCTCCTTCGCATAGTAATGTACTTTTGTCAAATATTTCAACTTTCTTCTCTATATTAAAGTGTTCTATAGTAAGAGGTGGCGCTTTTTAACGCCTCTCTATTACTATATTCTACATCTAAATACCAGTAATTCACTTGATGACAAGAAGGGGTTGCTCAAGTGGTAAGCACTCTAAAAAAAATCGCTtgtaaaaaacaaaaaagaaaagctaGTGATTCACTTGGCTTTGATATCATGTCTTCCCAACTGATTTTTCAAACCAAAAGTTGAAAAAGTTGTCTATTCTGTTAATACTTCTTCGAGAATCCCTCACTTTTTTTTCATTGAGAGGTTTCTCCCATGCTATCATATTGAGCATTTGTTCTTAGTGTGCTATATCATTTGCACTCATTTAGTTTATTCTATAGGCAGACACCTGATGTGTGACTTGGATAGACGTTTTGTCAAGTGATTATCATCTCTTATTTGGATAGTGTTAGCCTCCACACCCCCCCCCCTCTCATGTTATAGTTCCAAAAGCAGTGGTTGAAGACATTCTCAGAGAACATGCCATGTTAAGAGAACCCCAAACAATAAAGGCTAAATGAATATAAATCTGAAAATTAAATTTTACTTATTAGTTTCTCCATGGAAATCCTTGGAAAGTGGAATAAGGAGTATACGACTGCTCTAATTTTTGTTTCCAAATACTTGCCTTCTAAAATTTTCAATTACATGTTTGCAAACTTATGAGACAATCATTTTACTATGCATCCACTAAACATGACCTCTTGCAAAAAGAAATTGAAGTGTTTAGATGTCAACATACCAAATCACAGTTAGAAGAATTTAAACTAGATTtaatttatattagtttttctcCTTGTAGAGGGAAATTGTAAAAGTAGAGTTTTTCAATAGCAGGAAGTCATAAATAATGGAAGTAGTATTAGTTTTCAACTATGGGCATATTCATTAGAACAATCATTTGATTACATTAACTGTGGGCATATTCATTAGAACAATCACTTGATAAGACTGAGGCATTCCTATGTCTTAGACCATATGTAAACAAATAAGTATACCCTAAGCTATGCATGTTGATACAGATTATCTATCCACTGTCTACCTCTTTTGCATTCCTTCCTCCTCTGCTTGCTCGTCTATCTTATATACAGCTCGTGATGGATACTTGCACAGACCATGCTTGGTATTAGTTTCATTTGTCACACAACTTCATTTCTTGCCCACCAAATGTTGTAAATCAGATTGATAAAATGAAATTCAATATCAAAACACTAAAAAGGGAAGCATCGCTGTAATGTGTACAAACATAAACACTTCACAGTGTTTTTCTTAGATCTAGAAACAAAGTTCTATtgaaaaactttttaaaaatttattcatATTATTTGTATTAGACAAAAATAAATTTGAAGAAGACAATAATTGAATGTGCCACATATCCCTTATATCTATAGGTGCTTCTTTGTACAACACTATTTGTAGTGCCTCAGTGCCACTCCCATAACCACaccattcacttttttttttcccttttccaTTAGTTCAGAGCTTTATGTTGAAGAATTTTGGTTATTTTGTTAATGAGGTTTTGATTTCTTTCTTGGGAATGGGGATGGTAAATTTCAGAGTTTTAATATATAACAGTACTGGTTATTTGTTTATTTGACTGCAATATAATGGTCAGCCACTTTGGCTTTCGCAGGATTTTCAAACTCAAATTTCCTCAAGCAAAAAAAGCAAGAAAGTACTCTGACTGATAGGGGTAACTTCTCGATTTTTTTCTGTCCTATATGTTTAGTTATAATGCACAATGTTTGTTCTTTTTATTCTATGTTATAGTAAATTGACGTTTGTGCTTTAAGATCAAATTAAACATTAGGATTGCAAAAATTCCAATTCTATGATAAAGCAAAATCACTCGGTGATCAGCCATTATTTGAGGACTTTTATATGTTTCGTGCAATGGTGCGGAGTGAAGGTGAAAAGTGCTTGACATATGTGCACGAGGCTGATAAAATTCATTTACAAGCCGATTATAAAAAAGATGGAGTACATGTTGACCATATACGTCCCTCTGTTCGTAGGCGAGGAAAAGGTGGTGTTGCTGGTAGGAGGGAACGTGCTATTAAGAGAGGTCAAGTGTCTATCGAAATGGATGAAATGCATCAGGAAGATGCCCAAGCAGTCCCGGAAGATGATCCATCAACAACAAATTGTAATATTAGTTCCACTTCAAGAGGCGACACTCACGAATTCACTCAGGCATCAGCTATGACGTATCAACCAACAACTACTCAAATTGTGCCATACATGACGCCACAAACTCCACAATATTCAAGAGATCCAAGTCTTTCGTCTTTTGAGAATATATTTGTTGAGAATGGTCCTGTTTTTAACTCATCGCCTGTGCAAATGTCCATCGATATCCCTGAGGCCACTAATAGAGATGATGGGCAGGACTGCAATATTGAGATACAAGGTAATGAGTTGGATGATTCCAACGATGAAGTGGATGGTGAACCATCAATGAGGCAGAAGCGTAAAATTATTCGTAAGCGTTGTGCGACCGGGAGTCACTTTCTTGATCAGCACGGTAGGATTAAAAAGCAGCGCGGTAAAGGTAAAAAGCAGCAAGGTAGAAGCAAAAATAAATGAATGCATCACTAATAGTTTGGCTTGTAAGTAAGATGAAGGCACATAATCTCGCTGATCTAGTTTAGTAGGAatgatctccttttttttttttttttttttttgctaactgTAAGTAAGATGAAGGCACAGTTggtgtattttattttttttgctttttgtatTCAACTACGTTTTCTATGCTATGGTGCAAAGAAGTTTTAATTGGAAGTCATGATTGTATTTGATTTTTGCTAGCAAGTACTGTAAGTTTTAATTGGAAGTCATGTATTAGCTATGGTTTTTGCTAGCAAGTCATCAGCAGTTTAGTaggaatgattttttttttggctcactGCTGGTGTTGTTTTGAAGCTGGAAAAGAAACAGTTATGGTGTATTAGTCTTTTTTTGCTTTTTGTATTCAGCTATGGTGTAAAGAAGTGAAATTTTATGAAAAGATTTCCATGAGGCATTTATATGTATTTCTTCACTTTGTTCCTACAGATGctgaacttcactttattcataCAGGTGTTGGTTTATTTCTACTGGTTATGCATTTAGTTAATTAACTAGAAAATATTAGTACAGGTGCTGAACTTCACAAAAGTTTCATGTAATGAGGCTGGCCAAATACTTGTTGGAAGAGATGTCTAAGATGAATATTTCTATGTAATGAGGCTAGCCAAATACTTGTTGGAAGAGACTTAGATTTTCTGCTATATTCATCTCATCTCATGCAGTGTAGTATTTAGGAAATGGATCTTCAGTAAGGTTCCAAAATTGGTTAACAAAAAAATTAAGCTCATGTCAGATGTGCATGCTTAAGTATACATAGTAGAGAATTTAGGAAACACGTATTGATCGCTCCTACATAAAATTTAGGAAACTGAGCATATTGATCATATAAAAtaaagaagcaaaaaaaaaaaaattaactgatTACTAATGAACTAATATAATAACTTGACAAACTCGACTAACACTAAGTTTGACTATGGGTTGGACATTGACGCCCATCATGTCCAGTTTGCCTACACAACCCGCAAGCTTTGCGCATGCCTAGTTTGAGTAGAAACGTAACTATCAGTTACGTTTTATCCTAAAATCGTAACTCCTAGTTACGGCTTTAACATCAGTCAATGTCAGATTAGATAGAAGGATTGTTCGTATTTGGATTCTCTAAAGTCGTTACTGACAGTAACGTATTAGGAATAATACGTTACTAACAGTCACGAATTCGATTTTAACACCGTTAACCCCAGCTATTTTTTCCGttagaatttttgaataaaataatgcctaatacgttactcaggaatacgtttatgctagttctgtaaaaaaaataaaaaacgtaTTACTTTGGTGAATTGGTTTAAATAATAACTTATTTTGGTCAAGGCTTCAATTAGGGTGATCAAACAAAAAACTCTCTATTTTAAAAGGTTTTAGACCCCTAGGACTATGTTGATTAGTGCGTTTAACTAGTATAGGATTATGGTCTGAATGGGTTTTTGGCAAGTGGGTAATGAAGGCATTTGTGTAAGACTCCACCCATTGGTCATTTGCGAAACACAGGTCTAATATTTTTAACATTAATCCacgatgttttttttttataatttgacCAAGTAAATCTATCCTCTTTAAATCCTAAGTCTATTAATTTGCAATGATTTATACAGGACCAAAATCTAGAACTTCTAGTAGTATTTATAAGCCTCCCCCACCCCAGCCCACCCCTCCCCTCCATTTATCCTGTTGAGTTAAAATCTCATTAAAGTCACCTGGGACAAATCATAAATCATTATTATTCGCAGAAATAGATTCAAGGCTATTCCATAACAAGGCTCTTTTAAAGCTCTTAGTACTAGCATAAACGACACTGAAAACCCGAGGCTAATAGTTagtgttaggtgtggaattgaccaaacaagtcaattcttttgttcacatagtcgttatgtaagcgcttacctcatgatagtcgtgatgtaagcgcttacctcatcataggaaattcattcctataaataggtagcttatggttcatttgtaaacacaccaaattgaagaagacaacacatcccaaagagagagaaaaatctaagagaaatactcttagtgaaaggcctaagtaagagaaggtctttgagagaattttctgtggtaaaattcttgagtgtaattgggattggggttgtgaggttgagtgttgtaaacacttgtaatatttcttctttaataagatctgcagcagcaacgtggacgtagctctcacattgagggtgaaccactataaatctgtgtgtgtgctatttattcttcgcttacatcacggcgtaagtaggttctgtctaaggaggttggtatttaagtggtccagctgtgaccctccaatctttcctgggaacctgcttacaaaggtcggatttgggattcaaatcctaacaactggtatcagagcaacaggttgtgttgtgatttagaaacgatgggaggcgaaggtggtacgacgcacggcatcggtaaattcgatggtacagattttgcgttctggagaatgcaaattgaagattatttatatggcagaaagcttcataaacctctgagtccgaaaccagaggagatgaagcaagcagattggaatctcctcgacagacaagttctgggagtcattcggctgacgctgtcgaagaacgttgctcacaacgtggcaaaagagaagaccaccgcagatatgatgaaggtattgtctgacatgtatgagaaaccttcggcaaataataaggtatttctcatgaagaaactatttcatctaacgatgatggaaaatgctcatgttgctgcacacgtaaatgaattcaataccattgtaaatcaattgtcatcggtaaaaattgacttcgatgatgaagtacaagctctaattttgttggcatccctaccaaatagttgggagccaatgagagcagcggttagtaattctgtcggcagtgacaaactaaagttcaacgatgttagggatcgtatccttgctgaggaggtgcgcaggacagattcgggagaggcatcgacgagttctgcttttaatgttgaaaacagaagcagaaattatgacagaaactacaaccgaaataggggcagatcgaagtcaaggaatggcaggggtcaatccagaccaggacgaacacatgagtgttggaactgtggaaaaccaggtcacttcaagaagaactgcagggcaccaaagaaggaggacaacaggggggctggaatcaacgctgctacggaagacattggcgatgcgttgttgctatcggttgacagcccgatagactcttgggtgcttgactcaggagcgtcctttcataccaccccacatcatgatataatgacaaactacgtggctgggaatctcggcaaagtttatttagccgatggagagccgctagatgttgttggcacgggagacattaatttgaagatgtcaaatggatcctcgtggaagattacaaaagttagacatgttccaaagctgatgcgaaacctgatctcagtaggtcagcttgatgatgagggatatgatctcaattttggtaatgggtcttggaaggtggcgaaaggtgctatggtagttggccgaggaaagaagattggcactctctacatgacgactagctgtcgtgatactgttgctgtggttgacaacacaaagaagacagatttatggcattgtcggcttgggcatatcagccagaaggggatgaagctgttggtgacaaatggcttaattccggagctgaagacggtggaccttcatacgtgtgagagctgcattctcggaaaacaaaagcgagtaagcttctcaagtgcaggcagagagttgaaggtcgaaaagctagaattggtgcacacagacgtgtggggacctaccactgtaccctcccttggaggatcacactactacgtgaccttcattgatgattcaaccaggaaggtatgggtttattttatgaaaaataaatccgatgtgtttagtgtattcaaaagatggaaagccatggtcgagaatgaaacaaacctcaagttgaagtgtttgaggtccgacaacggcggagaatacactgatggtgatttcaaacggtactgtgccgataatgggatcaagatgatgaagactattcctggaacgccgcaacagaatggagtatccgaaagaatgaaccgaacgttgaacgagcatgctcggagtatgagaatacactctggactgcccaagacattctgggcagatgcagttaataccgcggccttcttaattaaccgaggaccgtcagttcccttggatttcagaattccagaagaagtatggagtggcaagaaggtaaatctttcatttctgaaagtgttcggttgcttatcatatgttcataatgatgatatggctagaagcaagcttgatccaaaatcaaagaagtgttactttattggctatggtgacaccgagcttgggtaccgattttgggatgaacaaaatcggaagatcatccgaagcaggaatgttgtctttaacgaagaggtactgtacaaagacaagctgcaaaagaattcagaatgtcaggacaaggaatcggaaatagtcgatttgaaggactttccagcacctgagccgcagccaggtacaaccgaggcagaggaacaaacaatccgagaaggtgctgatgaaagtgctgattctgaaacaaatgaacagacgccaatcacagagttgcgtagatcatccaggatcaggaagccgcttcataGGTACTCTCcgtccctcaactacattctactcactgatagaggggagccgaaatgttatgaagaagcaatgcaagtcgatgaatcgactaagtgggagctggcaatgaaggatgaaatggattcactatcggcaaatcatacatgggaattatccgagttgccaaaggataaaaaggcattgcaaaacaaatgggtttatcggataaaggaagaacccaatggaagcaagcgttataaagcaaggctggttgcaaagggatttcaacagaaagaaggcattgactatacggagatcttctctcccgtagtcaagatggtgactatcagaactgtttatgggctggtagcaaaggaaaatctacatctgcaacagatggacgtgaaaactgcatttcttcacggtgatctagacgaggaaatctacatgcgacagccggagggattcaaaatcaaaggaaaggagaatctggtgtgcaaacttcaaaagagtctgtacggactaaaacaggctccaagacagtggtatttaaagtttgacagctttatgaagaaagctgatttttcaaggtgcgaggcagatcactgctgttacttcaaaaaatttgaagactcgtacatgatactgctactctatgtcgacgacatgctaatcgtaggagcaaacctacaggagattgatcggttgaaaaaagggttatcggaatagtttgcaatgaaggatttgggagctgcaaagcaaatccttgggatgagaatcgaccgaagcaaggagggcatcaaactctcacaagaagaatatgtgaggaaagttatcaaaaggtttaacatgcatgatgccaagccagtcagcactcccttggctggacactttcggttgtcaaaggatcagtcgccgacaaccgaggatgagaagaagcagatggacaagataccttatgcatctgcaatcggtagtcttatgtatgcaatgatatgtacaaggccagacattgcacatgtagtgggagttgtcagccgatttatgagcaatccgggaaagcaacactgggaggctgtgaagtgaatattcagatatctgaaaggcagctcgagttcagctctgtatttccgaaaatcaaaaacaggattgcaagggtatgttgatgctgacaacggtggtgatattgatagcagaaagagcacatccgggtatgtttacacattcggaggtactgcaatctcttgggtttccaagttgcaaaagatagtagctctctctagttgtgaggctgagtacgttgctgtgacggaggccacaaaggaaatgatgtggctacaatcttttctgcgggaattggatcaggaccacgagggaagtgtgctatattgtgatagccaaagcgccattcatttggcaaagaacccggtttaccatgctcgaacgaagtaCATACAACTctggtaccatttcattagatcagctttggaagatggagcgctagtgcttgagaagatcgcagggagtcagaatccagcagacatgctgacaaaggcagtgacgatagacaaactgaagctatgctcaacttcagttggcctgcacgaagtatgaaagtaggaaagagctgctgcatcgatcaaagtgtgaagacaaattaaaattagtcttcaagtgggagatttgttaggtgtggaattggccaaacaagtcaattcttttgttcacatagtcgtgatgtaagcgcttacctcatgatagtcgtgatgtaagcgcttacctcatcataggaaattcattcctataaataggtagcttatggttcatttgtaaacacaccaaattgaagaagacaacacatcccaaagagagagaaaaatctaagagaaatactcttagtgaaaggcctaagtaagagaaggtctttgagagaattttctgtggtaaaattcttgagtgtaattgggattggggttgtgaggttgagtgttgtaaacacttgtaatatttcttctttaataagatctgcagcagcaacgtggacgtagctctcacattgagggtgaaccactataaatctgtgtgtgtgctatttattcttcgcttacatcacggcgtaagtaggttctgtctagggaggttggtatttaagtggtccagctgtgaccctccaatctttcctgggaacctgcttacaaaggtcggatttgggattcaaatcctaacagttAGGACATACCTGAATCATAGTATGTAACTCTTGATCTGTTTGCCTAATTTGAGTCACAGTTACCATACTAGTATTCCAAAGTAGCACTATACCCCCAAAAGCTCCTTGTGCCGACACCTCTAAGAAATCATCAAAGGTAAATTCATCCCTAAGGATAACATGGCTTGTCATTCTAGTTTCCAACAGTGCTACCATGTATGGCCTATAATGCTATATCATCTCCCTAAAATTCCTTTTGAAGTTTGGGTTATTACCCCCCTAATGTTCCAAACAATAAAACCAGTAGGATTTGTCATCGAGGTATGGGTGAAGTCGGGGTTTGGAATCACTAAGCCTTCCTTCGGAGCAAATGGGCTCGGCCTCAGTGTTGGTGTCAATACCACTGCGTACTTCGCTATTGCATGGTCCATCGCCGGTCGGAGGTCGAATGCACATTTCACTAGCGCCACTGGGCATCTGTGGATATATTTTTTGTCCTTGTGTTCCGGAAAGATCATAAGAGCTACTTGTTGGAGGGTTGATATCTCGGTGAAGGAACCGCATGGTATCTCCTCCTGTTCCTCTGCAATCTTTACTTGTTCTGGGGGTTGTGGTGGTATTTCTAGTGGAAAGTCGAGTTGATTCTTTGTTGGTGGCATTTGTGCCAGGTCCAGTGGGATTTTCATTTGTTCTTGTAGAGAGGGAAAGTTTTCCAGTGGTATTGGAGCTGGGATTTCCTGTGGTGGGTGTAAGTTTTCCAATGGAATTTGGATTGGAATTTGTGATGGTGGAGGAAACTGAATCGGCACAGGTGGTGGTATGTGGAGTTGGAGGGGTGGTGCATAAGGTGGTATCGGTATTGGTTGCCATGGAAAAAAAGAGGTTGGCATTAATAAGGTTCTGCGGAGTGTAGAAGGGAAGTTGGAGTATGGGATTCATGTTTAGTAGTGGGTGGAGGTTGTGGTAAAGCGCTGGGGGCATTGCTGGTGCCAAAGGATCTAGAACATTGGCCATCCACTGGGGGTTCATGTAAATTTCCATGGCTAAGTGCATTCCTTCCGTGATCAATTGTGCTAGAAAATTCTGATTTTGAAGAATGATCATGGTAGTCACTCCATTGATGTCCAGAGTGAAGAAGATTGCCTGGCCCTGCAAGGCCTATTCTATCCAGGATTGGGGTTGGTGTAGGGGATGGACTGGCTGGGTTGCGAATATCAATGGGTGATGTGCTACTAGAGGTGGAAGTTGTGTCATTCAAAAGAGAGATGGTCAGATTTGCTGGGTTAGAAGAACTGGTGGATTCT is drawn from Lycium barbarum isolate Lr01 chromosome 8, ASM1917538v2, whole genome shotgun sequence and contains these coding sequences:
- the LOC132606367 gene encoding uncharacterized protein LOC132606367, coding for MDEMHQEDAQAVPEDDPSTTNCNISSTSRGDTHEFTQASAMTYQPTTTQIVPYMTPQTPQYSRDPSLSSFENIFVENGPVFNSSPVQMSIDIPEATNRDDGQDCNIEIQGNELDDSNDEVDGEPSMRQKRKIIRKRCATGSHFLDQHGRIKKQRGKGKKQQGRSKNK